CGGCGTCACGAAAAATCCGTGGGCGATGGACCGGGTTCCCGGAGGCTCAAGCGGCGGCTCCGCCGCTGCGGTGGCCGCCGATTGCGCCATCGCCGCGCTCGGCTCAGACACCGGAGGATCGATTCGGCAGCCGGCCGCGTTCTGCGGCGTCGTGGGGTTGAAACCGACGTATGGGCGAGTGTCGCGGTACGGGTTGGTCGCGTTTGCCTCTTCACTCGATCAAATCGGTCCGATCACGAAGGATGTCACAGACTCGGCGATTCTGCTGTCGGTGATTGCCGGCCATGATCCCCGGGATTCGACCTCAGCGCCGGTGGCGGTTCCGGATTATGCCGCAGCGCTCCGCCAGCCGGTGAAGGGCCTGCGCATCGGGATCCCGAAGGAGTACTTGATCGACGGCATCGACCCCGAGGTTCGCGCCGCCATTGACCAGGCCGTGAAGGTCTTTGAGCAATTAGGCTGCTCCTGCAAGCCGGTGTCGCTGCCGCACACGAAATACGCCATCGCCACGTACTACATCATTGCCACGGGTGAAGCCAGCTCGAACCTCGCCCGCTACGATGGCGTGAAATACGGCTTCCGCTCAGGACTCGGCATTCGGGACTCGGGACAGAACCAACTCCTTGACATGTATGTTCGCACGAGAACGGAAGGGTTTGGGGCTGAACCAAAACGGCGGATTTTACTGGGAACCTACGTCCTCTCACAGGGTTACTACGACGCCTATTATCTCAAAGGCCTCAAAGTGCGCACGCTGATCAAGCAGGATTTCGACCACGCGTTTCAGGATCTCGACGTCATCCTGACACCCACATCGCCCACACCGGCATTTACGATCGGCGAAAAGCTGAATGATCCGCTGCAAATGTACCTGTCGGATATTTTCACGATTTCGGCGAACCTTGCCGGCGTGCCGGCGATATCGCTGCCGTGCGGCTTGACGACATCCGGGCTGCCGATTGGCATGCAACTGCTCGCGAAACCGTTTGCCGAAGACGTCCTGCTGCAGGCCGCGTATGCGTATGAGCAGGCGACGGAGTGGCATCTTCGCAAACCAGTGATCGCTGATTGCTGAAAGCTCACATATGGAATACGAACCCGTCATTGGTCTTGAAGTCCATCTCCAGCTGAAAACAGCGACGAAGCTGTTTTGCGGCTGCTCGGCAACATTCGGAGCCACACCCAACAGCCAAACATGCCCGGTCTGCCTTGGGCTCCCAGGGGTCTTGCCGGTGCTGAACGAGCGCGCCTTCCAGTGGGGGATCAAAGTGGCCCTGGCCTTCAACTGCCAGATCGCCCCCACGATGAAATTCGATCGCAAGCAATATTTCTACCCGGATCTGCCGAAGAACTACCAGATTTCCCAGTACGATCAGCCCTTGGCGCACCACGGCTACCTGGATATCGGTGCGAGCGGCCAACCGAAGCGGATTCGCATTCTCCGCATCCATATGGAAGAAGACGCGGGAAAGCTGCTCCATGAGGCCAGCCAAACCGAAAGCTACGTCGACTTCAACCGGACCGGCGTGCCGCTGCTGGAAATTGTCAGCGAGCCGGATCTGCGCTCTTCGGATGAGGCCTACGACTACCTCACTGAGCTGAAGGCCATCATCGAGTACCTGGAGGTGTCCACCTGCAACATGGAAGAAGGCAGCCTGCGCTGCGACACCAATGTCTCGCTGCGCCCGGCCGGGGCGACCGCGCTGGGCTCAAAAGTCGAGATCAAGAATTTGAATTCGTTTCGCGCCGTGAAATTAGCGCTCGAATATGAGATGAAACGGCAAGCGATGGTGCTGGATCGCGGCGAGCGCATCCCGCAGGAAACACGGCTCTGGGATGCGAAGGGCTTGAAGACCGAGTCGATGCGCAGCAAGGAGGGGGCGGCCGATTACCGCTACTTTCCCGAACCGGATTTGGTGCCGTTTCGGCTCTCGCCGCAGCAGATGAAGATAATCCAGCAGCAGCTTCCTGAGCTGCCCGCCCAGCGAGCCGCGCGCTTCCAAGCCGCCTATCAGCTCTCGGCCTATGATGCCAGGGTCCTGCGGCAGCACCGCGTCTTGGCCGATGTGTTTGAGGGCGCGATCAGCGCCGGGGCTGCGCCAAAGCTCGCGGCGAACTGGATCATGGGAGACTTCATGGCGTATCTCAACGCCAAGAAGCTGGAGCCCGAGCAAGCACGGATCCGTCCCGAATGGCTCGCGCATCTGGTACAATTGATCGAGGACGGCACGATCTCCGGCAAGATGGCCAAAGACGTGTTGGTGCAGATGCTTGAGCAGCAGGCCGATCCGATCGCGCTGGTGAAGGCCGGCAAGTTGCAGCAGATCGTCGATCCTGCGGCCCTTGAGCGCTTGGCGGATGCTGTGATGGCCGCGAATCCGGATTCGGTTGAGGCGTACCTGAAGGGAAAAACCAACGCCTTGACCTTCCTCATGGGCCAAGCGATGAAGCAGTCGCAGGGGAAAGCCAATCCGCAGCAGATGACGGGGCTGCTCCAGCGGAAACTCGATCAGGCCAAAGTGAAACCGCATGTGTAGAGGGGATCTCGCGGGGCGTATGACGCAAGGAGGGTGGATGCGCACGGTGTGGGCATGGCTTATCAGTGGCGTGGCCGCCGCAACCTTGGTGGTTGCGCCGACCGCGGTGTTTAGCGCGAAAGATTCAACGGCGAGCGACAATGAGGAGCTGTACAAAGAGCTCGACCTCTTTGAGCACGCGCTCTCCATCGTGCGATCCGATTATGTGGAGGAGCCCAAGGCTCAGCAGCTGATTTACGGCGCGTTGAAGGGCATGCTGGCCACCCTGGATCCGTATAGCCAGTTTCTCGATCCGGACAGCTACAACGAGCTGAAAATCGACACCGAGGGCGAATTCGGCGGCTTAGGGATCGAGATCACCATCAAAGACGATTTGTTGACCATCATTTCTCCGATCGATGATACGCCGGCCGCCCTGGCCGGGCTGAGGTCCGGCGACCGCATCGTGAAGATCGACGGGCAGCTCACCCGGGGGATCACGATCGTCGAAGCGGTGCGCAAACTCCGCGGCAAACCCAACACGAAAATTGCTCTGACCCTGCTCCGGGAAGGGGAGAGCGAATTGAAAGAGGTCAGCCTGGAGCGCGCCATCATCAAAGTGAAAAGCGTGAAAGACGCCCAGATGCTTGATGAGCAAATCGGCTATATCCGCCTGTCGGATTTCGGCGAGCACACCGTGGCGGACCTGGAAAGCGCCATCAACTCGCTGAAAGCGCGGCACATGGACAGCCTCATTTTTGATCTGCGCAATAACCCCGGCGGGCTGCTGGATGTGGCGGTGTCGGTGGCGGAGCTGTTCCTGAATCGCCACCAGCTCATCGTCAGCACGAAAGGACGGCTGCGGAATCAAAATCAGGAAATGCGTTCCCGCATGGACGGCCCGATCAGCGCGCTGCCGCTGGTCGTGCTGATCAATGAGGGCTCCGCCTCAGCCTCTGAAATCGTGGCCGGGGCGATTCAAGACCACCACCGCGGCGTCGTGCTCGGCACGAAATCCCACGGCAAGGCGTCGGTGCAGACGATTTTCCCGCTGAAGGACGGCAGCGCGCTGCGGCTGACGACCAGCAAGTATTTCACGCCGAAGGGCCGCTCCATCCACGGCCAGGGGATCCCCCCGGACGTGGAGGTGCCGATCCAACTCGCGAAAGACCCCGCGTCCAAACAAGAACAAGCGAAAGAAATTTTCGACAAAATCGAGCAGACGGCTCCTGAGCCGCCGGCGGACAAGCTTCGGAAAGACAACCAAATCGCCCGCGCCATGGATTTGCTGAAGGGGATTAAGGTGTATCAGACGAACGAGCGGCTCGCGGCGACCGAGAACCGCTCGTGAACGCATGATTCGGATTCTGGGCATTGAAACGTCGTGCGACGAGACGGCCATCGGCATCGTGGAGGACGGCCGCACCGTGTTGAGCAACACGGTGGCCTCGAGCCTCTCGCTCCACGGCCCCTACGGCGGGGTCATCCCTGAGATCGCGGCGCGCGCCCATGTGGAAACCATTTGGGATGTCTTCGCGCAGTCCTTGGCCGATGCGAAATGCGCCCCGGGCGATCTTGACGCGATTGCCGTCACGCAAGGGCCCGGTTTGCCAGGCGCGCTGCTCATCGGTGTGGCCTTTGCCAAGGGCTTGGCGATCTCCCTTGAACGCCCGCTGATTCCAGTTGACCATTTGGCCGCCCATCTGTACGCTGGAGAAATGACGGCCCCGCAGCTTCAGGCTCCGTACATCGGCCTGGTCGTGTCGGGCGGGCATACGGTGCTGTGCGTCGCGCACCACGACTGCCGTTTTGAAGTGCTCGGCGAAACACAGGATGACGCCGTGGGCGAGGCGTTCGACAAAGTGGCGAAACTCTTAGGGCTGGGCTATCCCGGGGGCCCGGTCATTGATCGGCTTTCAACCGAGGGAGAGGCGACGGCGGTGAAGTTCCCGCGAGGCCAGACCAAAGGCGCATTCGACTTCAGTTTCAGCGGTTTGAAAACCGCCGTCTTCCATTACGTGCAAAAGCTTAGCGGGTCCCTCCAGCCTCCAGGCTCTCGCTTCCCGCCTCGTCAGGTTGCTGATATTGCCGCAAGCTTCCAAGAAGCCGCGGTCGATATGCTCATCGGGAAGACGCTCAAGGCCTGCCAGCGCGCCGGCATGAAACAGGTGGTCGTGGGCGGCGGAGTCGCTTCGAACAACCGCCTGCGAACGAAATTCGGCGAAGCCGCCGCGGCCCATCAACTCACGGTTGTCTTTCCGCCGCCGTCCTTATGCGTCGATAATGGCGCCATGATCGCCGGCATCGGCTTTCCCTTGCTGCAGCGGGGGCGCGTCGCCGAGTTAACACTCGCTCCGGACTCGAATTTGTGCCTCGCATGACGCCTCAGGTGATCATTGTTCGATTGCTGGCGAGCGCGGCCATTTCAGGGCTGATCGGTTTTGAGCGGGAACGGCACGGTCGAGCCGCAGGCTTCCGCACGCATATCCTCGTCGGGGTGGGATCGTGCCTGATCATGCTGACCGGCGTGTATTGCGCCGAGCTGTATGGGCTGCAGGCCGTGGATCCGACGCGCATGGCCGCGCAAATCATCAGCGGGATCGGGTTTCTCGGCGCGGGCACGATTATCCGTTTTGGCGGATCGGTCCGCGGCCTCACCACGGCGGCCAGCCTCTGGGCTGCCGGCGGCATCGGCATCGCCGTAGGAGCGGGATTTCATCTGGCCGCCGGGCTCGCCGGGTTGATCGTGATCGTGACCCTGTTCGCCCTGTCACCGATTGAGCGGGCCATACGCAGCACGACGCATCACGGGGACGATCAGCAGCCGAAAGAAGAGCCGTAGGAGCAACCCGAAGGGAGGAAGCGATGGCGCTGGGGCGGGGCAAGCACGAATCGGCCGATGAGCGATGGCTCGAGGTCGATGCCAGCATGACCGGAACGTTGACGTTTAAGGACCCGGTGAACCTCCAGATCAACGGGCAGTTCGAAGGCACCCTGCAGACGAAGGGCAATTTGCTGGTCGGGCCGAAAGCCCGCGTCAACGCCACCATTACCGGAGATACCATCACCATCGGCGGAACCCTCGAGGGCACGGTGTCAGCGACCGCGCGGATCGAACTGCAGGCGAGTGCTCGGGTCACGGGGAAAATCAGCACGCCGCGGCTGACGGTTCATGAGGGGGCGATCCTGCATGGCAGCGTGGAGATGGTGGCGCAAACCACTCCAGGCAGCCGAGGCTGGATGAGCCTCGAGGAGCTGGCCAGCTATTTAGAAGTGGAGTCCGGCACGGTGATTGAGTGGGCCAAGACCGGCCGCTTGCCGGCTCAACAGGACAACGGGACGTGGCGGTTTGACCGCGCGAGAATCGAAGAGTGGTTGGCCCACGAGAAGATCAAATAAAAACGGAATAATTACTGTAATCGAATATGGAGAAGTTGTGGACCATCAGTGAAGTGGCGCAATTCCTCGGCATTACAGATGCGGATGTCGAAGAGCTCGTCCGGCAAGGGCAGCTGACCGGCTATAAGCTCGGCGGCCAATTTCTCCGCTTCCGGCCGCAGCAAGTCGAGGTGGTGAAAAGCAAGCTGCGCTTCCGCCAGGTGCCCAACAAGCATCGCGCAGCGCATCCGTCGTCCCGATTGGGACGCGTGAAAGATTTTTTCTATTTCTACGATTTCTACATCGTCTCCGCCACGCTCTTGGCCATCGTTGTCGTCTATCTGATCG
This region of Candidatus Omnitrophota bacterium genomic DNA includes:
- the gatA gene encoding Asp-tRNA(Asn)/Glu-tRNA(Gln) amidotransferase subunit GatA — translated: MPAAGSLAAKAIHALQPLIARGEIAPADVLRDVLDRIERRNPALHAYLAVDLPRLRALGDPGSRGPLYGIPVTIKDNICIAGEDTTCASRILQGFRSPYNATVIERLQRAGAWLIPRANMDEFAFGSSTENSAFGVTKNPWAMDRVPGGSSGGSAAAVAADCAIAALGSDTGGSIRQPAAFCGVVGLKPTYGRVSRYGLVAFASSLDQIGPITKDVTDSAILLSVIAGHDPRDSTSAPVAVPDYAAALRQPVKGLRIGIPKEYLIDGIDPEVRAAIDQAVKVFEQLGCSCKPVSLPHTKYAIATYYIIATGEASSNLARYDGVKYGFRSGLGIRDSGQNQLLDMYVRTRTEGFGAEPKRRILLGTYVLSQGYYDAYYLKGLKVRTLIKQDFDHAFQDLDVILTPTSPTPAFTIGEKLNDPLQMYLSDIFTISANLAGVPAISLPCGLTTSGLPIGMQLLAKPFAEDVLLQAAYAYEQATEWHLRKPVIADC
- the gatB gene encoding Asp-tRNA(Asn)/Glu-tRNA(Gln) amidotransferase subunit GatB, translated to MEYEPVIGLEVHLQLKTATKLFCGCSATFGATPNSQTCPVCLGLPGVLPVLNERAFQWGIKVALAFNCQIAPTMKFDRKQYFYPDLPKNYQISQYDQPLAHHGYLDIGASGQPKRIRILRIHMEEDAGKLLHEASQTESYVDFNRTGVPLLEIVSEPDLRSSDEAYDYLTELKAIIEYLEVSTCNMEEGSLRCDTNVSLRPAGATALGSKVEIKNLNSFRAVKLALEYEMKRQAMVLDRGERIPQETRLWDAKGLKTESMRSKEGAADYRYFPEPDLVPFRLSPQQMKIIQQQLPELPAQRAARFQAAYQLSAYDARVLRQHRVLADVFEGAISAGAAPKLAANWIMGDFMAYLNAKKLEPEQARIRPEWLAHLVQLIEDGTISGKMAKDVLVQMLEQQADPIALVKAGKLQQIVDPAALERLADAVMAANPDSVEAYLKGKTNALTFLMGQAMKQSQGKANPQQMTGLLQRKLDQAKVKPHV
- a CDS encoding S41 family peptidase, which produces MRTVWAWLISGVAAATLVVAPTAVFSAKDSTASDNEELYKELDLFEHALSIVRSDYVEEPKAQQLIYGALKGMLATLDPYSQFLDPDSYNELKIDTEGEFGGLGIEITIKDDLLTIISPIDDTPAALAGLRSGDRIVKIDGQLTRGITIVEAVRKLRGKPNTKIALTLLREGESELKEVSLERAIIKVKSVKDAQMLDEQIGYIRLSDFGEHTVADLESAINSLKARHMDSLIFDLRNNPGGLLDVAVSVAELFLNRHQLIVSTKGRLRNQNQEMRSRMDGPISALPLVVLINEGSASASEIVAGAIQDHHRGVVLGTKSHGKASVQTIFPLKDGSALRLTTSKYFTPKGRSIHGQGIPPDVEVPIQLAKDPASKQEQAKEIFDKIEQTAPEPPADKLRKDNQIARAMDLLKGIKVYQTNERLAATENRS
- the tsaD gene encoding tRNA (adenosine(37)-N6)-threonylcarbamoyltransferase complex transferase subunit TsaD, whose translation is MIRILGIETSCDETAIGIVEDGRTVLSNTVASSLSLHGPYGGVIPEIAARAHVETIWDVFAQSLADAKCAPGDLDAIAVTQGPGLPGALLIGVAFAKGLAISLERPLIPVDHLAAHLYAGEMTAPQLQAPYIGLVVSGGHTVLCVAHHDCRFEVLGETQDDAVGEAFDKVAKLLGLGYPGGPVIDRLSTEGEATAVKFPRGQTKGAFDFSFSGLKTAVFHYVQKLSGSLQPPGSRFPPRQVADIAASFQEAAVDMLIGKTLKACQRAGMKQVVVGGGVASNNRLRTKFGEAAAAHQLTVVFPPPSLCVDNGAMIAGIGFPLLQRGRVAELTLAPDSNLCLA
- a CDS encoding MgtC/SapB family protein; translation: MTPQVIIVRLLASAAISGLIGFERERHGRAAGFRTHILVGVGSCLIMLTGVYCAELYGLQAVDPTRMAAQIISGIGFLGAGTIIRFGGSVRGLTTAASLWAAGGIGIAVGAGFHLAAGLAGLIVIVTLFALSPIERAIRSTTHHGDDQQPKEEP
- a CDS encoding polymer-forming cytoskeletal protein, which translates into the protein MALGRGKHESADERWLEVDASMTGTLTFKDPVNLQINGQFEGTLQTKGNLLVGPKARVNATITGDTITIGGTLEGTVSATARIELQASARVTGKISTPRLTVHEGAILHGSVEMVAQTTPGSRGWMSLEELASYLEVESGTVIEWAKTGRLPAQQDNGTWRFDRARIEEWLAHEKIK
- a CDS encoding helix-turn-helix domain-containing protein; translated protein: MEKLWTISEVAQFLGITDADVEELVRQGQLTGYKLGGQFLRFRPQQVEVVKSKLRFRQVPNKHRAAHPSSRLGRVKDFFYFYDFYIVSATLLAIVVVYLIVAG